In Raphanus sativus cultivar WK10039 unplaced genomic scaffold, ASM80110v3 Scaffold5061, whole genome shotgun sequence, the DNA window ttaaaatttggagtataagattacaaattatgaaattattacaatttaaatcaaattagattacatatcggtcatccaacagtttaatcggttaatctcggggtttagtaatttttttaatatgaatattttaaaaacctaaattgaattgtcagatctccgaattaaccggtataatcacaatcgggttgaatttaaaaacactgatttaaatgcaaaaatattttaaatacacacttttaaaaattacaaaaatatttgttaaattattaataaaatttttcattgtaaaatattccgcgcttccaaagcgcgggtcaagatctagtgtaCATTAATTCACAAAAGCTTACGTGTACACtggataattttttatatacatttgcATAAACACATTGTATATGAAGAATTTGCTTCTTGACCAATGTGACCAGTTTTCATGCCATAACGAGCAAGCACTTTGAGTGCAGACTGAGCATAAGGACCATGTGGACACGCgtgaaacagagaaaaaaaattagtcttGTGGATCCTCTATGTCTTGGTGCAGAACTATGTGCTCATCAACGCAATGTCTTCTGCGCTAAGACCCACACCCAATCTTCTGAGCTTAAATGGAAGAATGCACACTAGAATGCAGTGTCCTTGAAACATATCAAAAGCAATAAAAGGTTTATCAAAATCTTGTTCATTTAATTTACTCTTTACTTCTGTTTCTGAATAACATACTACTAAACTCAAGAAGATGATGTTACCTGAAAAAATTGATCATCTATATTTTCGAGTTCTGGTCAATGTCAAGTTGCATATGATGTGCCCATCTCTCTGCTATATCAAATCAAGAGATTCTGACTCCAGAAAACCAGCCAACTCACTCTCCTTTCAAGGGTCTGCAACGAAGATGCCATGAGATTAAGCAAGAACCTGTCAAAGAAAAACGCCTGTGATATAGAGTATAGACATTACAATCATGTTGGCCGATTTGCCAAAATCTAAACCCAAAGAGAGAAACTTTAGAAGGTTTAAACATGAATTTCATGTTAGTAGGAAAAAAATACAGAgaaacaaaaatctaaatttacCATGAGTTCTTTGTAAAATCTCGTGAGATGTCCAAAAACCCAAGAGATATCTCTCTCTGTAAAACAGATAAATCAAATTTTCTGaacttttctctcttctctgttttgatGCAAAATAGATGATTGTTTCTCATCGTCGGAGGAGCTTCGGTTTTGACATAAGCAAAGTCGCTACAGCTAAGATTAAACTGATAACACGATGTCAGACAGATTGGTGGTGAGCAACAGTTATGATTTTGgcaaattttaccaaaaaattgGATTCAAAATTTTCCTGGACATGAAGTCAGATCTGAATCTGAGAGTGGGAAAAAGtgagagaaataaagaaagatatGAACCATCGTTGATAATTGGGAAAATAAGATACTAAAGAAGAGATATGAGGAGAGGGAAGAGAGGAGAAACTAGGTTTtgacatatatacatatatatatatattaaaaattgttacaAAGAAACTAATTAGTTAGAGAATAATGGAAGAAAGTATGGAATAGTTAGAGAAAGTGTGTCAAGAGAAGAAAGTGACTTATAGTGACATATTAAATCAAAAAGTGACTCAAgatgtaattttttcttaaacaagggtacaaaaataaaatgtattacctaaataatttaaatattctGTAGAATATAcaagagaaaacaaaatgaGAAACATATAATCATATCTCCAAAAGCAATTAACAAAATAACCAATAAATCTTTGTACAATTACTGATATTGAAAGAATGAGCTACACacatatcttttattttctaaaataggGTATTTTATTTCCACTATATAGATATATGTgcgttgccaaaaaaaaaagatatatgtgCATACATGCTTATATCATTGTAGGAAAATATTGCTATATTTGTTAACTAATCATCCctaatgtaaaagaaaaatcttGGAAGCTACAATTGCTGATGTGTCAGGTTATTTCTCTAACTAACAGAAGACACTAATGATTAGAAACAAAAACGCTAACAAGAATATACGATCCACTAATTTTAAGAACCagttttatttgtaaataacaaacttctattttatatatgtttcatcCTTATCATGAAAATATTCTCATTCATCATTCTTTGTCAtcttttatttgatatatatagtgAAAAATCATCACCACATTAGATAACAtcactttaattttattcaagCTTCTATCTCAAAATTTCAATTACGATATTAATTACGAATATATGCTAACAGTCAGATAATAAATGGGTAATTACATATTAATGATTTGTTactttattttgaatatatctttttctaagaaaaatagTTACAAATATACTGACtagttaaataatttatgaCAATCATTAAAATACATGGATTACTGTTTGTCTAGTCAAATGGTaagaaaatctatatatataaagaaaagctCACTCTCTTCTCATCAAGACACGTCATCAATTCGCTTAAGCTCGACTCGACACGTGTCCCGGATAGCCTTTGCGCTGCGTTTCATTTAGTGTTGGTGAATTGGGCTTTTCTTTTGCTTCGTGTTTGGGCTTACATTTTAGTGCTAGGGATGGCCCGATGGAGAGTTATCCCTGTAGACCTAATTTGCGTCTTGGTGGAAGCTGTCGTGTTCTTTCATCAATCGGCGGTGAGATGTCGTATGAGCTTCTCCGAAACGGTCTTATGTATGCTTCATGGCAGCTCTTTAATGGTTCTCATCTCCACCACGTCGTCTTTAATGTCTAGCTTCAACCCAAAGTCGGAGATTTCTGGATATAAATATGTGTGAGTTCTCTCTTTGTTTCCCTCATCATATCTTCAGTTCCTATTACTCTTACTCAAAGATTCACTCATGGCTAATTCCCTCATCATATCTTCAGTTcctatttctctctttgtttcCCTCATCATATCTTCAGTTCCTATTACTCTTACTCAAAGATTCACTCATGGCTAATTCTCGCGTGTTTTTTTCTGATCTGAAGTCCGGCCGGTGCTCATCCACCGTCGAAAGTAGGCTTCTGAGGTTCTGGGAGGCTGAAAACGTGAAACGCGGCGGTGAGCTCATGTGGATCGACATGCTGATGGTTGACGTCAATGTAATtacctctttttttctttttctgctcATAATTCAAATTATTCCGGCAATGATATTACTGAATGTTCATCGACGTATATTGAATCTGCTGTCGTCGATTTATATTAATCATCATTAAATTCAATTGATGCTAAGAACATTACTGTATGTCTTTAAATGTTACTGGTCACTGTTGCTTTACATTACCTTTTGGTAAGAAAAATCTCTGAGTCTTCTTAGCTAGGTTGTGTTCTTGGCCTGCAGGGGGATCAGCAATCGATGTCAAGGAAACACTGGATGATGACATATATGTGCTTATCTCCAGCTTTAGTTACCAATGCTTATACCTTCGTCTATGTACAAAACGCAGCCGCTTTAGACAAGAAACCAGAAGTTTACTGTAACTGCCAGAGCATTGGTACTGTTCTTTTTGAGTTACATTTTCTTAGCTTACTAAACTCTTATATATGTAATAGATATTACTCTGCGTAAGTTGACATCTTTCTGTGTTAAAAGACGCAACGGTTCTCTGTTTTCGTTT includes these proteins:
- the LOC130507654 gene encoding uncharacterized protein LOC130507654 isoform X1, with amino-acid sequence MARWRVIPVDLICVLVEAVVFFHQSAVRCRMSFSETVLCMLHGSSLMVLISTTSSLMSSFNPKSEISGYKYSGRCSSTVESRLLRFWEAENVKRGGELMWIDMLMVDVNGDQQSMSRKHWMMTYMCLSPALVTNAYTFVYVQNAAALDKKPEVYCNCQSIDYMCGAIGKWKALNRKGSKDVYEFTECPNCYPLANNKGLLRRPGAHELLDTMYNGRLLLNSRAAEAIEEEEK
- the LOC130507654 gene encoding uncharacterized protein LOC130507654 isoform X2, translated to MARWRVIPVDLICVLVEAVVFFHQSAVRCRMSFSETVLCMLHGSSLMVLISTTSSLMSSFNPKSEISGYKYSGRCSSTVESRLLRFWEAENVKRGGELMWIDMLMVDVNGDQQSMSRKHWMMTYMCLSPALVTNAYTFVYVQNAAALDKKPEVYCNCQSIDYMCGAIGKWKALNRKGSKDVYEFTECPNCYPLANNKGLLRRPGAHELLDTMYNGRLLLNSRAEAIEEEEK
- the LOC130507654 gene encoding uncharacterized protein LOC130507654 isoform X3 encodes the protein MARWRVIPVDLICVLVEAVVFFHQSAVRCRMSFSETVLCMLHGSSLMVLISTTSSLMSSFNPKSEISGYKYSGRCSSTVESRLLRFWEAENVKRGGELMWIDMLMVDVNGDQQSMSRKHWMMTYMCLSPALVTNAYTFVYVQNAAALDKKPEVYCNCQSIGKWKALNRKGSKDVYEFTECPNCYPLANNKGLLRRPGAHELLDTMYNGRLLLNSRAAEAIEEEEK